In bacterium, the following are encoded in one genomic region:
- a CDS encoding HAD-IG family 5'-nucleotidase, translated as MRHLLTDKRLPDLPGAVLPAHKQVYANRNLRMESIAAIGFDMDHTLALYDHHVFEQLCFEMAIDLLVSTKGYPKLIRDTPYDRSAIVRGLIVDKRLGNIIKMDANGYVARVRHGGELLSREDRRAAYKRGRIRLSTNRYRVVDTLFDLPEGSLYTALVALKDGSPGTIKTSYKVLFEDIRDAIDTIHRDGSLKRQIMSDLPRFFVKDSLLEVTLTKFREAGKKLFLLTNSEPDYTGAVMSYILSNGGASWTDLFDLIICTSHKPGFFLQQGKGRAVPPSSVPGLDHQPGQCYTGGDAFFLESKLGAIGDSILYFGDHTYGDILRSKKSVGWRTAMIVPEVEEEILATLPVRDSIRELETVEAALEDLTLERDHLLSVPDHDPEAAGVLLDHFKSGLGRRAHLQKRIAAAYSPVWGSIFREGRASSRFGEQIKDVACIYTSRVSNLNHYPAQKFFVSARERMPHE; from the coding sequence TTGCGACATCTGCTGACCGACAAGCGACTGCCCGATCTGCCCGGCGCCGTGCTCCCGGCGCACAAGCAGGTCTACGCCAACCGCAACCTGCGCATGGAATCCATCGCGGCGATCGGTTTCGACATGGATCATACCCTGGCCCTCTACGACCACCACGTGTTCGAGCAGCTCTGCTTCGAGATGGCGATCGATCTGCTGGTTTCGACCAAGGGCTATCCGAAGCTGATCCGCGACACGCCCTACGATCGTTCCGCGATCGTCAGGGGACTGATCGTCGACAAGCGCCTCGGCAACATCATCAAGATGGACGCCAACGGGTACGTGGCCCGCGTGCGGCACGGGGGCGAACTGCTTTCTCGCGAGGATCGCCGCGCGGCGTACAAGCGCGGGCGCATCCGCCTCAGCACCAACCGCTACCGGGTCGTGGACACCCTCTTCGACCTACCCGAAGGCTCCCTCTACACGGCCCTGGTGGCCCTGAAGGACGGGTCTCCGGGTACGATCAAGACCAGCTACAAGGTGCTCTTCGAGGACATCCGCGACGCCATCGACACCATCCACCGCGACGGCTCGCTCAAGCGCCAGATCATGTCCGACCTGCCGCGCTTCTTCGTCAAGGACTCGCTGCTCGAGGTGACGCTGACCAAGTTCCGCGAGGCGGGCAAGAAGCTCTTCCTGCTGACCAATTCGGAGCCCGACTACACGGGTGCGGTGATGAGCTACATCCTGAGCAACGGCGGCGCGTCCTGGACCGACCTCTTCGACCTGATCATCTGCACGTCGCACAAACCCGGCTTCTTCCTCCAGCAGGGGAAGGGGCGCGCCGTGCCCCCGTCCAGCGTGCCCGGGCTCGACCACCAGCCGGGACAGTGCTACACGGGCGGCGATGCCTTCTTCCTCGAGTCGAAACTGGGCGCCATCGGCGACAGCATCCTGTACTTCGGCGACCACACCTACGGGGACATCCTGCGCAGCAAGAAGTCCGTGGGCTGGCGCACGGCCATGATCGTGCCCGAGGTGGAGGAGGAGATCCTGGCCACCCTGCCCGTGCGCGACAGCATTCGCGAACTCGAGACCGTCGAAGCCGCCCTGGAGGATCTGACGCTCGAGCGCGACCACCTGCTGTCCGTGCCCGATCACGATCCCGAGGCGGCCGGAGTCCTGCTGGACCACTTCAAGTCCGGTCTCGGCCGGCGCGCCCATCTGCAGAAGCGCATCGCGGCCGCCTACAGCCCGGTCTGGGGCTCGATCTTCCGGGAAGGCAGGGCGTCCTCGCGCTTCGGCGAGCAGATCAAGGACGTGGCCTGCATCTACACCAGCCGCGTCAGCAACCTCAACCACTACCCCGCCCAGAAGTTCTTCGTCAGCGCACGAGAGCGCATGCCCCACGAGTGA
- a CDS encoding glycosyltransferase: MKRKTLALCMIVKDEEATIGQAIKSALAVVDEIVVGDTGSSDNTRLIAEGYGARVIDVPWEDDFAAARNAVLSEARCDWILVLDADERLQPVRPVELQKLMAEPLAAGYRVSLLGNDATRGGEADLQVRLFRNHPYVRYCYPVHETIEIALENWATARALTIAPSPLAVLHDGGDTARVRSRVERNRRLLRDATREYPYEPYFAYCLAAETLVMLEDEVLPVAGLRKTEKRLTRAWDNVVGMDGAISRELGYGPELAGLLGACRLARGDTAGALLVVQQALDLWHDDLYLRYRRAVAVIAQLTSAAKKELTVVSAASLKKRAGRDLEDCLASAPDASETSDKWRYLYPLRYLGLLTLAGGDCDAAEERFDKALSLSPLYSHAWLGKADCARARGEGRRAMGFYLRAVTTDDSNLSAWVRGCRTLEELGFIDNAKSWRAKAETLFPEYPGFRGASDWVSELLPGKNTVLMPS; the protein is encoded by the coding sequence ATGAAAAGAAAAACTCTCGCACTGTGCATGATCGTCAAGGACGAGGAAGCCACGATCGGCCAGGCCATCAAGTCCGCCCTGGCTGTCGTGGACGAGATCGTCGTGGGCGACACGGGATCGAGCGACAACACGCGGCTGATCGCGGAGGGGTACGGCGCCCGCGTGATCGACGTGCCCTGGGAGGACGATTTCGCCGCGGCGCGCAACGCCGTGCTGTCCGAGGCGCGTTGCGACTGGATACTCGTGCTGGATGCGGACGAGCGCCTGCAGCCGGTGAGGCCGGTGGAACTGCAGAAGCTGATGGCCGAACCGCTGGCGGCCGGGTACCGAGTCTCGCTCCTGGGCAACGATGCGACGCGCGGCGGGGAAGCCGACCTGCAGGTGCGTCTGTTCCGCAACCATCCGTACGTTCGGTATTGCTATCCCGTCCACGAGACCATCGAGATCGCCCTGGAGAACTGGGCCACCGCGCGAGCCCTGACGATCGCGCCCAGCCCGCTGGCGGTGCTTCACGACGGCGGCGACACCGCGCGTGTCAGGAGCCGGGTCGAGAGGAACCGTCGCCTGCTGCGGGATGCCACCCGCGAATATCCCTACGAACCCTATTTCGCCTATTGCCTGGCCGCCGAGACGCTCGTTATGCTCGAGGACGAGGTCCTGCCCGTCGCCGGTCTCCGCAAGACGGAGAAGCGTCTGACCCGCGCCTGGGACAATGTCGTAGGCATGGACGGCGCGATCTCCCGGGAGCTGGGGTACGGACCGGAACTGGCCGGCCTGCTCGGCGCGTGCCGCCTGGCCAGGGGGGATACCGCCGGCGCGCTGCTGGTCGTCCAACAGGCCCTTGATCTTTGGCACGACGACCTGTATCTAAGGTACCGGCGCGCCGTGGCCGTGATCGCGCAGCTGACATCCGCCGCGAAGAAGGAGCTGACGGTGGTCAGCGCCGCCAGCCTGAAGAAGCGCGCCGGACGCGATCTCGAGGACTGCCTGGCCTCCGCGCCGGACGCGTCCGAGACGTCCGACAAGTGGCGATACCTCTACCCGCTGAGATATCTTGGGCTGCTGACCCTGGCCGGCGGGGACTGCGACGCCGCCGAGGAGAGGTTCGACAAGGCGCTGTCCCTGTCGCCCCTCTATTCCCACGCCTGGCTGGGCAAGGCCGACTGCGCCCGCGCACGCGGCGAGGGGCGTCGGGCGATGGGTTTCTACCTGCGCGCCGTCACGACCGACGACAGCAACCTGTCGGCCTGGGTGAGGGGGTGCCGGACCCTGGAGGAACTGGGTTTCATCGACAACGCCAAGAGCTGGCGCGCCAAGGCCGAGACCCTGTTCCCCGAGTATCCCGGCTTCCGCGGCGCTTCGGACTGGGTGAGCGAGCTGCTGCCCGGGAAGAACACCGTGTTGATGCCCTCGTGA
- a CDS encoding TrmH family RNA methyltransferase produces the protein MSHDRNPFARPSDRLAPAELHGQDRIPAYALLDNIRSVGNVGSIFRTADAVNLGGLYLCGMTGTPPRPDMEKTALGATETVPWDYWRQPGDILAELHARGVQVVALEQTPGAIPYDGFAYTFPVCFVVGHEVDGVSPSALALADATVEISMSGAKKSLNVAVGFGLMAFEIRRQWLRTREAGS, from the coding sequence ATGAGCCACGACAGGAATCCCTTCGCCCGACCGTCGGACCGGCTCGCGCCGGCAGAGCTCCACGGGCAGGACCGGATCCCCGCCTATGCCTTGCTGGACAATATCCGCAGCGTGGGGAACGTCGGCTCGATCTTCAGGACGGCGGACGCGGTCAACCTGGGCGGCCTGTACCTCTGCGGCATGACCGGCACGCCGCCGCGCCCCGACATGGAGAAGACGGCACTCGGCGCGACCGAGACCGTGCCCTGGGACTACTGGCGGCAACCCGGGGACATCCTGGCGGAACTGCACGCACGGGGCGTGCAGGTGGTGGCCCTGGAGCAGACGCCCGGGGCCATACCCTACGACGGTTTCGCCTACACCTTTCCGGTGTGCTTCGTGGTGGGACACGAGGTGGACGGCGTCTCGCCGTCGGCGCTCGCCCTGGCCGACGCGACCGTGGAGATATCCATGTCCGGCGCCAAGAAGTCGCTCAACGTGGCTGTCGGCTTCGGACTGATGGCCTTCGAGATACGGAGGCAGTGGCTGCGCACGCGGGAGGCCGGGTCGTGA